ATCCCAAAGGTTTTGGGGTCACTGAGTAACGTCCATCCTGCAGGGCCcagcaggggagaggggagagcaaGGAGCCCCCGGCCCCTCCGGCTTCCAGGTGAGCACAGGGATTGGAGGTTTGGGCGTTGGCGTCAGGCTGATGCCAGCCCAAGCCCGGGGGTCTCACTGTCATTGTTCTCACatggctcctgtcccctcccaggggctgccagggccaccaggtCCCCCCGGCGAGAGCGGCAAACCCGGAGATCAGGTGAGACACCCCCATTCCCCCTCCAGGTGGGATCAggatcccccaaatcccccagtTCTGACCCCAAACCCATTCGTCACCTTTACACAGGGTgttcctggagaagctggagccCCCGGGCTTGTGGGTCCCAGGGTAAGTGTCACCTCTGGAGAGGTCCCAGTGTCACCTCTGGGGGGCTCCCAGTGTCACCTGTCCTCCCAGCTTGGGGACATGTTCATCCCATGGGGACTTCGGGGCATCCCAGAGCCTGGTTGTCCCCACCCAGGGCCACCCACTCCGTGCTGGTTCTGTCCcactccctgtccctccctgtccctcccagtCACTCCAGGGCAGTGAGGGATGAtgccctgccctccccctgGTGCCACCCATGCCAGTGTCCCCATATTCCTGTTGAgccatccctgctgtccccagggcgAGCGCGGCTTCCCCGGCGAGCGCGGTTCTCCCGGCGCCCAGGGCCTGCAGGGGCCTCGCGGCCTCCCCGGCACCCCTGGCACCGATGGACCCAAGGTGGgtgacacacagggacagcGCCAGCTGGCTCAGTGCCACCATAGGGGGTGACACCCCAGTAATGTCCCTTTGTTGTTTCAGGGTGCCACTGGCCCTGCCGGCCCCAACGGAGCCCAGGGACCCCCGGGACTGCAGGGGATgcctggggagagaggagctgccGGCATCGCTGGTCCCAAGGGGGACAGGGTGAGTGACAGTGATGTGGGGGTCACGGGGTGCCACCAGGGTTCAGCTGGACTCatgccagccctgtcccaccccACAGGGAGACGTCGGAGAGAAGGGACCCGAGGGAGCCCCCGGAAAGGACGGAGCTCGCGTGagtgggacagggatggggcaggagggggcCAGTCAAGGACACTCATAGTGGCTGGCCAGGGACACTCCTGGTGTCCTCGTCCTCCTGCTGGCCGGTGAGGGATGTCCATGGTGGCCACCTAGGGCCCCTCCCAGTGGCCTCACTGTAccctctgtccccacagggTCTGACCGGTCCCATCGGCccccctggccctgctggccccaACGGCGAGAAGGTGAGACCAGAGTTGCCCCGCCACTGCTCCCATGGGGACAGATCTCATCCGATTCCCAGGACAGATTCCACCTGATCCCTGGGGTGGCCCCGAGCTGCCTCCACCCAAACAAACCCCTCCATCTCCCACAActccccctccttcctttccaggGCGAGTCTGGCCCCCCTGGCCCATCTGGAGCTGCCGGTGCCCGCGGTGCCCCTGTAAGTGCCACCTGTCCCCCTGTAGTGCTAGCAGGGCTGCATTTTCCCCATTCCCTTGATTTTCACCCCGTTTCCCCTACAGGGAGAGCGCGGAGAGCCCGGAGCCCCCGGCCCTGCCGGATTTGCTGGACCCCCGGTGAGTTCTGTCCCCAGTCCATCCCATTGTCCCCAGTGACGGCTGACCACTGACCGTGGTTCTTTCCCAGGGTGCTGATGGCCAGCCCGGAGCCAAAGGCGAGCAGGGGGAGCCTGGCCAGAAGGGTGACGCCGGAGCTCCCGGGCCTCAAGGTCCTTCTGGGGCTCCTGGACCGCAGGTGGGTCCATCCTGGGACCCCCAAAATTGGGGCCGATCCCTTGTGGGGGCCCCTCATCCCTAGAATTCCAGGAATCTCTGGGTCCTGACTGTCCTGATTGGTTTTCTACCTCCTCCCAGGGTCCCACAGGTGTCACTGGTCCCAAAGGAGCTCGAGGCGCTCAGGGACCCCCGGTGAGTAGGGGGGCGGGGGagggggatgaggatggggatggggatggggatggggaagggcgGGGTCTGAGCCCCTCTCACCTCTGTTCCCAGGGAGCCACCGGATTCCCCGGAGCTGCCGGACGTGTTGGACCCCCTGGCCCAAACGTGAGCTGGGGGAAACTGGGGTCACTGGGGACCACTCAGAGCAGCCAGAATCGCTTGGGAAGATCTGGGGTCACTCAGGACAGTTGGGGTCACTGAGGAAAAAGTGGGATCATTTGGGAACAGCTCATTTTGGGACAGTCATGATCCCTCGGGAAGCTCTGGAATTGCTCGGGACAGTCAGGATCAGCCAGGATCGCTGACCCCCAGCTTCAGAGGTCTGGGCACTCCCCACGATGTCCCCGAACCAAAGCCAACCCTGGGTTGCCACCACTCACCCCTTTCAAAGGAACGTTCCGAGCACTCTCCAAtccctgagcagtgctgggaatgggatcaggaATGGGCCAGGGACAGATCAGGAAGATGGAAACCCCTCCTGAGTTCCCTCTAAGCCCGATCTCTCCCGCAGGGTAACCCCGGCCCCCCCGGGCCCCCCGGCTCCGCGGGCAAGGACGGCCCCAAGGGCGCGCGGGGCGACGCGGGACCCCCGGGCCGAGCAGGGGACCCAGGGCTGCAAGGCCCTGCCGGCCCCCCCGGCGAGAAAGGCGAGCCCGGCGAGGACGGCCCTGCGGTATTTGGAATTTGGGGACACCCCCCCGGACTCCCTGCCACCCCCCCGAGTGGGGCTGACCCCCGTTGTGTCCCCGCAGGGTCCGGACGGTCCCCCTGGtccccaggggctggcaggacaGCGCGGCATCGTGGGGTTGCCGGGGCAGCGCGGTGAGCGCGGATTCCCAGGGCTGCCCGGGCCCTCGGTGAGCAAAACCCTAAAAATCCCcaagaaaccccaaaaatccccagtCTGGGAAGAAATGGGAACACATCAGAGGCAATTTTGTGGCGCGGAAGGATTTTGGTAGGGCGGGGGGGTGGGGAGTGGTGAAAGCTGCTCACGACCATCCCGGTGTTTTTGGGATCACAGCTCTTTCCATGCCAAAAATGTCCCAAAATCTCTCAAGGCTTTTCCCTACTGACTCGACCACGCACCACTCGACCAGCGTGACGCATTTTCCATACAAATTTGCCATCGATCCCACCTTTATTCCACCGGGAATTTGTGCCCCCCGAGCTCTGGGCAAAGTTCGTGGCCGAGGAGGGTTTGAATTCCCTCCCGGTCTCctgatttcctgctgcttttctgctctcAATGCAGCCGGCACGAGGGGTTTAGGGCCAAATCCCGGCTCTGCTCCGCACCCCTGGGGCAGCCAGGATGCGCAGGGACTCGGGGGAATTTAATTCCCGCACGGCATTTAATTCCTGCCTGGAAATTCCAAAAGCTGTGAGCGGGAGCCGCAGtttttgtgctgctccagcctgggaaaaGGGATCGGCGGggctgggagaagaggaggatGGCTCGGGGATGTGGAGCGACAGGAGCCGGGATCCCCAGAACatcacggaatggtttggggttggaagggaccttaaggatcgTCATTCCtatccctggaattgtccctgcacggggcttggagccacctgggagAGCGGCAGGTGTGGGATAAAAGGGCCTGGATGAGCTCGAAGGTccctcccaaaaaaatccctcgATTGCACGATTCCGTTCCAGGGCTCAGAAATCCCTGAGGGACACACAGAGAAGTGGGAAAAGCCCCAATCCCGTATTTCTCTGCCCTTGGAGCAGTAATCCCTCATCCCAGATTCACTCATGCGGgggttttcctgatttttttttagggagagcctggaaaacagggagCACCTGGATCTGCCGGTGACCGGGGACCCCCCGGGCCCGTGGGACCCCCCGGGCTGACGGGGCCAGCCGGAGAGCCCGGCAGGGAGGTAGGAAAATTGGGAATGTCTGGAATATCCAGGATGGAGCTCTGGCTGATCCTGGGCAGGGATGGTTCTAAAGTTGATACCAGAAAATCCGTGTGTGTTTTTGCTGTAGAATTTTGCCTGGAAAAAGGAGTTTTACCCCCATCCCAAAGGCAAAAGCTgaattccttctgttttcccagGGAAATCCCGGCTCTGACGGACCCCCAGGCAGGGACGGGGCGGCCGGGGTGAAGGTGAGCTCATCCCTGATTTCTTAAGCCCCAGAATTCCCGGGATTTCCCATTATCCCTGTGCTCGTCCCCATCCCAGAGCCGGAATTCCTGGGATTCCTGACCCCATTCCCTATTCCCAGGGTGATCGTGGGGAGACCGGCCCCGTGGGTGCTCCCggtgctcctggagctcctggcgCTCCCGGCCCCGTGGGACCCACTGGAAAACAGGGAGACAGAGGAGAGACGGTGAGCAGGACATGCCAAGATGggggagagaaaagaattaCCAGGAATCATCCCAAATCTGGGCCATGGAGCTGTTTGGGATCatctgggagcagctctgagcatctTCCCGAGGATTTCTGGGAGCCTGGTTTGGGATCCACCTGAGAACTCCAGGAGCTGGAACTGGGAatctgtcctggtttagggcaaatttgggagagtcaccccaggacagaaCCCAGGAGATAAAACTGGGAATACTAAATCCCACATCCgacatcccaaatcccacacctcaaatcccaaatcccGTTCCCACTGTTTTTGACTCccctcctttctcctgcaggGTGCTCAGGGTCCCATGGGTCCCTCTGGCCCCGCTGGCGCTCGGGGAATGCCGGTGAGTgattcccacctggaattccGAGGATCCCGGTTTGGTAATGCAGTTTGGGATCCCCCCGCTCCTGACCTGCTGTGTCCCCCTTGCAGGGTCCCCAGGGGCCGCGCGGTGACAAAGGCGAGGCAGGCGAGGCCGGCGAGCGTGGCCTGAAGGGGCACCGGGGCTTCACAGGGCTCCAGGGGCTGCCCGGGCCCCCCGTAAGTGCCGGGATTTGGGGTCACAGCCCCCCATAGATCCTAAATCCCACATCCCACGCCCCAAATCCCACATCTCCCGTCGGATCCCAAATACTCCACCCTCCCGTCTTTCCCAGGGTCCTTCTGGAGACCAGGGCGCTGCCGGGCCAGCGGGTCCCTCTGGGCCCAGGGTAAGTCCTGGaattctgggggaaaaaggAGGTGTGCCCAGGACTGGTGCCGTGCCTGGGGGTGGcagcctcatccctgctgtgccctgagccCTTTTCGGGGTTTTTCAGGGTCCCCCTGGCCCCGTGGGCCCCTCGGGCAAGGACGGCTCCAATGGGATGCCCGGACCTATCGGCCCCCCTGGGCCCCGCGGGAGGAGCGGCGAGCCCGGCCCGGCGGTGAGCGGGGACAGTGGGGAGAAGGGATcctgtggggcagaggggaTCTTGTGGGGCAGAGGGATTCAGTGGGGCAGTGGGATCCAAGGCCCGGCCGATCACCCCGTGactgctcctccttcccacagggTCCCCCCGGGAACCCTGGCCCACCTGGCCCGCCCGGGCCCCCCGGCACCGGCATTGACATGTCAGCGTTcgcggggctggggcagcctgaGAAGGGCCCCGACCCCGGGCGCTACATGCGGGCAGATGAGGCGGTGCCAGGGCTGCGGCCGCACGATGCCGAGGTGGACGCCACCCTCAAGGCCCTCAACAACCAGATCGAGAGCATCCGCAGCCCCGAGGGCTCCCGCAAGAACCCGGCCAGGACCTGCCGAGACATCAAACTCTGCCACCCCGACTGGAAGAGCGGTGAGAGAGAAGCTCCATCCCTGTATCCACCTGTGTCTGgccctgtgtccatccctgcgtccatccccatgtcccctccttcctccttgtCCTCTCCACTGCCCACCTGGACACCAAGGACCACGCTGACCTCCTTGCCGACCTCACCACTGGCTGGTCACTCACTCTGCACCCTCTGGCCGCAGGCGATTACTGGATCGACCCTAACCAGGGCTGCACCCTGGACGCCATCAAGGTCTTCTGCAATATGGCCACGGGGGAGACGTGTGTGTACCCCAGCCCCGGCAGCATCCCCAGGAAGAACTGGTGGAGCAGCAAAGCCAAGGAGAAGAAGCACGTCTGGTTTGCCGAGACCATCAATGGTGGCTTCCACGTGGGTGTTTGACTGGGATGGGCGtggagaaaaaacagggaaaaggagTGGGGGTGGAGTTTTACAGAAAAGTTGGAGCTGATATCCTTCCTTGGGGTGAAATCTTTGGTGGTTCTATCAGATACTGGATGATTTGAGGTTTATATGGAAACCTTGGAGCTGATGTTCATCTTGGGGGTGGAATTGGTGGTTGTTGGATCAGAACTGGTTGATCCAGAGGACTTTATGGAAGTCTTGGAGCGGTGTCCTTCCTTGGGGTGAGATTGATGGGGTTTGGATCAGATATTGGCTGATTTAGGAATTTTATGGAGAACTTGGAGTGatctccttccctggggagaaGTTGATGGGTTTTGTACCAGAACTGGTTGATTTAAAGAGTTCCCTGGAAATCTTGGCATCAGGCTGTGACACCAACGCCCCTCTGAGAAAGCAAACCCTGGAAAttccccccaaaaccccaaaaaaagcCAGCTGAAAgcctctctcctccctgcagtTCAGCTACGGCGCTGAGGACCTGGCCCCCAACACGGCCAACATCCAGATGACCTTCCTGAGGCTGCTGTCCACCGAGGGCTCCCAGAACGTCACCTACCACTGCCGCAACAGCGTGGCCTACCTGGACGAGGAGTCGGGCAGCCTGAGGAAGGCGCTTCTCATCCAGGGCTCCAATGATGTCGAGATCCGTGCTGAGGGCAACAGCCGGTTCACCTACAGCGTGCTGGAGGACGGCTGCACggtgggtgctggggaggggcGGGGAAAATCAGGGCAGAATCTGGAAATCATGGGGTTGACAAGGTTGGGAGAGGTCAGCGAGGGCAGCCTGGGAGGTGACAGCATCTTGTCACCAAGTGCTACCGTGTCCAGGCTTTGCGTAACACCTGGCCATGCTGGTCCAGGGATAGAGACTCCGAACTCCATTTTCCAATGTTTTCCCCTCAAAAATGCACTGGGAAATGTGGCCCTTCTGGGTTTAACAATGAAATGGGCACA
This portion of the Parus major isolate Abel unplaced genomic scaffold, Parus_major1.1 Scaffold299, whole genome shotgun sequence genome encodes:
- the COL2A1 gene encoding collagen alpha-1(II) chain isoform X2 — its product is MPGHRPAPGGRRTEPAATGAVPGAAPRPGLLLLLLLCLAAAAAAQDRDLPEAGSCLQDGHRYSDKDVWKPEPCRICVCDTGTVLCDEIICEELRDCPSPEIPFGECCPICPTEQPSGHPGPKGQKGEPGDIKDVVGPRGPPGPQGPAGEQGQRGDRGEKGEKGAPGPRGRDGEPGTPGNPGPPGPPGPPGPPGLGGNFAAQMAGGFDEKAGGAQMGVMQGPMGPMGPRGPPGPSGSPGPQGFQGNPGEPGEPGAAGPMGPRGPPGPPGKPGDDGETGKPGKSGERGPPGPQGARGFPGTPGLPGVKGHRGYPGLDGAKGEAGAPGAKGESGSPGENGSPGPMGPRGLPGERGRPGPSGAAGARGNDGLPGPAGPPGPVGPAGAPGFPGAPGSKGEAGPTGARGPEGAQGPRGESGTPGSPGPAGAPGNPGTDGIPGAKGSAGAPGIAGAPGFPGPRGPPGPQGATGPLGPKGQTGEPGIAGFKGEQGPKGETGPAGPQGAPGPAGEEGKRGARGEPGAAGPLGPPGERGAPGNRGFPGQDGLAGPKGAPGERGPAGLAGPKGATGDPGRPGEPGLPGARGLTGRPGDAGPQGKVGPTGAPGEDGRPGPPGPQGARGQPGVMGFPGPKGANGEPGKAGEKGLPGAPGLRGLPGKDGETGAAGPPGPAGPAGERGEQGAPGPSGFQGLPGPPGPPGESGKPGDQGVPGEAGAPGLVGPRGERGFPGERGSPGAQGLQGPRGLPGTPGTDGPKGATGPAGPNGAQGPPGLQGMPGERGAAGIAGPKGDRGDVGEKGPEGAPGKDGARGLTGPIGPPGPAGPNGEKGESGPPGPSGAAGARGAPGERGEPGAPGPAGFAGPPGADGQPGAKGEQGEPGQKGDAGAPGPQGPSGAPGPQGPTGVTGPKGARGAQGPPGATGFPGAAGRVGPPGPNGNPGPPGPPGSAGKDGPKGARGDAGPPGRAGDPGLQGPAGPPGEKGEPGEDGPAGPDGPPGPQGLAGQRGIVGLPGQRGERGFPGLPGPSGEPGKQGAPGSAGDRGPPGPVGPPGLTGPAGEPGREGNPGSDGPPGRDGAAGVKGDRGETGPVGAPGAPGAPGAPGPVGPTGKQGDRGETGAQGPMGPSGPAGARGMPGPQGPRGDKGEAGEAGERGLKGHRGFTGLQGLPGPPGPSGDQGAAGPAGPSGPRGPPGPVGPSGKDGSNGMPGPIGPPGPRGRSGEPGPAGPPGNPGPPGPPGPPGTGIDMSAFAGLGQPEKGPDPGRYMRADEAVPGLRPHDAEVDATLKALNNQIESIRSPEGSRKNPARTCRDIKLCHPDWKSGDYWIDPNQGCTLDAIKVFCNMATGETCVYPSPGSIPRKNWWSSKAKEKKHVWFAETINGGFHFSYGAEDLAPNTANIQMTFLRLLSTEGSQNVTYHCRNSVAYLDEESGSLRKALLIQGSNDVEIRAEGNSRFTYSVLEDGCTKHTGKWGRTVIEYRSQKTSRLPIVDIAPMDIGGPEQEFGVDLGPVCFL
- the COL2A1 gene encoding collagen alpha-1(II) chain isoform X1, coding for MPGHRPAPGGRRTEPAATGAVPGAAPRPGLLLLLLLCLAAAAAAQDRDLPEAGSCLQDGHRYSDKDVWKPEPCRICVCDTGTVLCDEIICEELRDCPSPEIPFGECCPICPTEQPSGWHPGPKGQKGEPGDIKDVVGPRGPPGPQGPAGEQGQRGDRGEKGEKGAPGPRGRDGEPGTPGNPGPPGPPGPPGPPGLGGNFAAQMAGGFDEKAGGAQMGVMQGPMGPMGPRGPPGPSGSPGPQGFQGNPGEPGEPGAAGPMGPRGPPGPPGKPGDDGETGKPGKSGERGPPGPQGARGFPGTPGLPGVKGHRGYPGLDGAKGEAGAPGAKGESGSPGENGSPGPMGPRGLPGERGRPGPSGAAGARGNDGLPGPAGPPGPVGPAGAPGFPGAPGSKGEAGPTGARGPEGAQGPRGESGTPGSPGPAGAPGNPGTDGIPGAKGSAGAPGIAGAPGFPGPRGPPGPQGATGPLGPKGQTGEPGIAGFKGEQGPKGETGPAGPQGAPGPAGEEGKRGARGEPGAAGPLGPPGERGAPGNRGFPGQDGLAGPKGAPGERGPAGLAGPKGATGDPGRPGEPGLPGARGLTGRPGDAGPQGKVGPTGAPGEDGRPGPPGPQGARGQPGVMGFPGPKGANGEPGKAGEKGLPGAPGLRGLPGKDGETGAAGPPGPAGPAGERGEQGAPGPSGFQGLPGPPGPPGESGKPGDQGVPGEAGAPGLVGPRGERGFPGERGSPGAQGLQGPRGLPGTPGTDGPKGATGPAGPNGAQGPPGLQGMPGERGAAGIAGPKGDRGDVGEKGPEGAPGKDGARGLTGPIGPPGPAGPNGEKGESGPPGPSGAAGARGAPGERGEPGAPGPAGFAGPPGADGQPGAKGEQGEPGQKGDAGAPGPQGPSGAPGPQGPTGVTGPKGARGAQGPPGATGFPGAAGRVGPPGPNGNPGPPGPPGSAGKDGPKGARGDAGPPGRAGDPGLQGPAGPPGEKGEPGEDGPAGPDGPPGPQGLAGQRGIVGLPGQRGERGFPGLPGPSGEPGKQGAPGSAGDRGPPGPVGPPGLTGPAGEPGREGNPGSDGPPGRDGAAGVKGDRGETGPVGAPGAPGAPGAPGPVGPTGKQGDRGETGAQGPMGPSGPAGARGMPGPQGPRGDKGEAGEAGERGLKGHRGFTGLQGLPGPPGPSGDQGAAGPAGPSGPRGPPGPVGPSGKDGSNGMPGPIGPPGPRGRSGEPGPAGPPGNPGPPGPPGPPGTGIDMSAFAGLGQPEKGPDPGRYMRADEAVPGLRPHDAEVDATLKALNNQIESIRSPEGSRKNPARTCRDIKLCHPDWKSGDYWIDPNQGCTLDAIKVFCNMATGETCVYPSPGSIPRKNWWSSKAKEKKHVWFAETINGGFHFSYGAEDLAPNTANIQMTFLRLLSTEGSQNVTYHCRNSVAYLDEESGSLRKALLIQGSNDVEIRAEGNSRFTYSVLEDGCTKHTGKWGRTVIEYRSQKTSRLPIVDIAPMDIGGPEQEFGVDLGPVCFL
- the COL2A1 gene encoding collagen alpha-1(II) chain isoform X3 → MPGHRPAPGGRRTEPAATGAVPGAAPRPGLLLLLLLCLAAAAAAQDRDLRHPGPKGQKGEPGDIKDVVGPRGPPGPQGPAGEQGQRGDRGEKGEKGAPGPRGRDGEPGTPGNPGPPGPPGPPGPPGLGGNFAAQMAGGFDEKAGGAQMGVMQGPMGPMGPRGPPGPSGSPGPQGFQGNPGEPGEPGAAGPMGPRGPPGPPGKPGDDGETGKPGKSGERGPPGPQGARGFPGTPGLPGVKGHRGYPGLDGAKGEAGAPGAKGESGSPGENGSPGPMGPRGLPGERGRPGPSGAAGARGNDGLPGPAGPPGPVGPAGAPGFPGAPGSKGEAGPTGARGPEGAQGPRGESGTPGSPGPAGAPGNPGTDGIPGAKGSAGAPGIAGAPGFPGPRGPPGPQGATGPLGPKGQTGEPGIAGFKGEQGPKGETGPAGPQGAPGPAGEEGKRGARGEPGAAGPLGPPGERGAPGNRGFPGQDGLAGPKGAPGERGPAGLAGPKGATGDPGRPGEPGLPGARGLTGRPGDAGPQGKVGPTGAPGEDGRPGPPGPQGARGQPGVMGFPGPKGANGEPGKAGEKGLPGAPGLRGLPGKDGETGAAGPPGPAGPAGERGEQGAPGPSGFQGLPGPPGPPGESGKPGDQGVPGEAGAPGLVGPRGERGFPGERGSPGAQGLQGPRGLPGTPGTDGPKGATGPAGPNGAQGPPGLQGMPGERGAAGIAGPKGDRGDVGEKGPEGAPGKDGARGLTGPIGPPGPAGPNGEKGESGPPGPSGAAGARGAPGERGEPGAPGPAGFAGPPGADGQPGAKGEQGEPGQKGDAGAPGPQGPSGAPGPQGPTGVTGPKGARGAQGPPGATGFPGAAGRVGPPGPNGNPGPPGPPGSAGKDGPKGARGDAGPPGRAGDPGLQGPAGPPGEKGEPGEDGPAGPDGPPGPQGLAGQRGIVGLPGQRGERGFPGLPGPSGEPGKQGAPGSAGDRGPPGPVGPPGLTGPAGEPGREGNPGSDGPPGRDGAAGVKGDRGETGPVGAPGAPGAPGAPGPVGPTGKQGDRGETGAQGPMGPSGPAGARGMPGPQGPRGDKGEAGEAGERGLKGHRGFTGLQGLPGPPGPSGDQGAAGPAGPSGPRGPPGPVGPSGKDGSNGMPGPIGPPGPRGRSGEPGPAGPPGNPGPPGPPGPPGTGIDMSAFAGLGQPEKGPDPGRYMRADEAVPGLRPHDAEVDATLKALNNQIESIRSPEGSRKNPARTCRDIKLCHPDWKSGDYWIDPNQGCTLDAIKVFCNMATGETCVYPSPGSIPRKNWWSSKAKEKKHVWFAETINGGFHFSYGAEDLAPNTANIQMTFLRLLSTEGSQNVTYHCRNSVAYLDEESGSLRKALLIQGSNDVEIRAEGNSRFTYSVLEDGCTKHTGKWGRTVIEYRSQKTSRLPIVDIAPMDIGGPEQEFGVDLGPVCFL